The Thermus antranikianii DSM 12462 genome has a segment encoding these proteins:
- a CDS encoding ABC transporter ATP-binding protein, translating to MTVIETHGLTKRYGRVVAVEDLNLEVREGEVFGLLGPNGSGKTTTILMLLGLTEPTRGEARVLGLDPMREPLKVKTQVGYLPDQVGFYGELTAWENLRYTTRLLGLPEAEAKARIEEVLKRMGLWEVRDRRVSAFSRGMRQRLGLAEVLLKRPKVAILDEPTLGLDPEAAREFLELIKGLKAEGITILLSSHLLHQVQEVCDRVGLFHKGHLALLGTVEELAQRVLGGGYEILVEASPGLEDAFRRLEGVARVAVEGGRYRVLSSRDLRPELARIAVEHGELLSLSLRRPSLDEVYAHYFKEVAHAA from the coding sequence TCGGCCTTCTTGGGCCTAACGGCTCGGGGAAGACCACCACCATCCTCATGCTCCTGGGCCTCACCGAGCCCACCCGGGGCGAGGCCCGGGTGCTGGGATTGGATCCCATGCGGGAACCCTTGAAGGTGAAAACCCAGGTGGGATACCTCCCTGACCAGGTGGGGTTTTACGGGGAGCTCACCGCCTGGGAGAACCTGCGCTACACCACCCGCCTTTTGGGCCTTCCCGAGGCTGAGGCCAAGGCCCGCATAGAGGAGGTGCTCAAGCGCATGGGCCTGTGGGAGGTGCGGGACCGGCGGGTCTCCGCCTTCAGCCGGGGAATGCGGCAGCGGCTCGGACTTGCAGAGGTACTCCTGAAGAGGCCCAAGGTGGCCATCCTGGATGAGCCCACCCTGGGCCTAGACCCGGAGGCCGCCCGGGAGTTTCTGGAGCTCATCAAGGGCCTGAAGGCGGAGGGCATCACCATCCTCCTCTCCAGCCACCTCCTGCACCAGGTCCAGGAGGTCTGCGACCGGGTGGGGCTTTTCCATAAGGGGCACCTCGCCCTTTTGGGCACCGTGGAGGAGTTGGCGCAAAGGGTCTTAGGGGGTGGGTACGAGATCCTGGTGGAGGCCAGCCCGGGCCTCGAGGACGCCTTCCGCCGCCTGGAAGGCGTGGCCCGGGTGGCGGTGGAGGGAGGACGGTACCGGGTCCTCTCCAGCAGGGACCTCCGGCCGGAGCTAGCCCGGATAGCCGTGGAACACGGCGAGCTTCTGAGCCTCTCCCTCCGCCGTCCCAGCCTGGACGAGGTCTACGCCCACTACTTCAAGGAGGTGGCCCATGCGGCGTGA